In the Oncorhynchus keta strain PuntledgeMale-10-30-2019 chromosome 32, Oket_V2, whole genome shotgun sequence genome, gcAACAATGGCTTCACAGGAAAAAACTAAAATAAACATATTTAGTACACAACAGACTAATAACTGAAAGACTAATGGACTAAACTGAAACACTGATTGTTGACTAGTAACAACAACTGGGACCGAAAAGACACCCACAATGAGACCCACTAAATCTGGCCAAGAAGAGacaaacaaaagaaaaacccacacCAAACTTAGACAGGAAGCAAAACAAAAAGGTGGagcaactaaaggtgttgactctccacatctatcaagacaactggagcactagaacctggaccagctcaggtgaaacaccttcccactaacgagatggacaagccagcacaggtgtaacacatactgactaacgaggtgacaccaatcagtgcaccaaagacacatttcagttgaatatattcagttgttcaactgactaggtatccccctttcctacgAGCTAAGGTCCAACCtgaaaatataaatggaaaaaccaaagccTGTAACACCTTTCCCTGTAAGACAACAAATATAGCCTATATTTTTGTTGGACAAGGTTGCTCAACACCAACAAAAAACAACTTGCTGTCAACAATTAAAAACAACGTATTTCTAAATATTAATATACAATCATATATATTTTTCTCCTTTTCCTAGAATCCTATTTTAGAATCCTAAAATTCACGAGCTTCCAGAACTCATGAGCTTCTATAACACTTGTCTTTCTAAaactcactagcttctagaactctcATCCCCTTGGACAATCAAGTTGTCCTTACCAAAGACATGTCTGGTATCAAGAGGAAACTCCTGCGATATCCGTAGTAACTTTCCACCTCATTGCGAAGCTTCTCTCTTTTCAGGGTTCACTCAATAGGCATGTTGTTGGATCGGGGCCCAGTCCCCAATGTCATGCTGTAGTACATTTGGGTTGGCACATCTGAGAATGAACCTTGATAGTCTAAAAGCAGGATAACAATGTCAATATAATTGTACCCAAAAATTGTCAGTTGGTTGCATAAATAATTATTGCTGAATGTTACATGAATTGTAAATATGAAATATCAAAACCAAATATACACCCCTTTGTTAATGTGTTGGCAATAATTGACTTAATGGTGAGGCATGGAATAATAAAACATGTATATTTTGTCAGGCTGAATGTTTGAAATATGGGATCATTTGAGACATGCTTCTTCAGTAAGTGGAATAAAGACAAGTAGCATTTGAATGTTGTAAAGAAATACTGGAGTGATTAAGGATTTTTAAGAAAGTTGATTATAGACCAATGTATTATACTGTGTCCATGTGTTTATGCTGCAAGTATGTTGAAATTAAGTTGTTTTCCAGTCATTGAAAAAACAACCCAAAGACATCTTTTCAACTTTCACTTTCAACTACAACCAAACATAGTCGTCTTTTCAATGACAGTTTGCTAAATTGGAATAGCGCAATGTCAAAACACAGTTTTAACATGTCGAAATCAATAACCAATATGCAAAAAGTTTGGGATATATTGTAAACCGAAACATGTTGAAGTGTTGCGTTTTGATTCAAGTGGGCCACCAACGTGGTAAGTGTAACACAATTGTCACCTTTTGTTAAATCACATAAATAGTACTCTTTCAATTCAGAGCCTGGATTTTTCCACTGAGGCTAATATCAACTGAACAGGGGACAAATGTTCAGGGTTCATTCTACATTCATTAAAATATTGCTAcaacaatgttaaaacattctacattgcgacattgatatcatgaaacaacttcttcatgtatgtattttctgatgtttaaTCAGAGACCTTTTATCAGAGTAtttcttcccacattgatcacagctataagatttctctcctgtgtgtgttctctggtgagtAGTTAGATAGCAAGATGTggaaaaactcttcccacattgatcacagctaaaaggtttctctcctgtgtgtgttctctggtgtactaTCAGGCTGCTTGGGTGagaaaaactcttcccacattgatcacagctataaggtttctctccagtgtgtgttctctggtgtttaGTTAGACAGCTAGCTGtggtaaaactcttcccacattgattacagctaaaaggtttctctccagtgtgtgttctctggtgtgatttcAGGGTTTGAAGCCCAATAAAAGTCATCCCACAGTGATCACAgccataaggtttctctcctgtgtgtattctctggtgtatAGTTAGACAGCTAGATGTAGTAAAACCTTTCCCACagtgatcacagctataaggcttctctcctgtgtgtcccCGCTGGTGTACTATCAGGTTGCTTagctgagtaaaactcttcccacattgatcacagcaataaggtttctctccagtgtgtgttctctggtgtatagtTAGACGGCTAGATGTAGTAAAAcccttcccacattgatcacagctaaaaggtttctctcctgtgtgtccaCGCTGGTGTACTATCAGGCTGCTTAGCTGAGAAAAACTTGTCCCACATTGATAACAGCCAAAAGGTTTCTCTCCAGAATGTATTCTCTGGTGTGACTTCAGGGTTTGTAGCAGAATaaatctcttcccacattgatcacaggcgtaaggtttctctccagtgtgtgttctctggtgtatagtTAGATAGCTAGATgaagtaaaactcttcccacattgatcacagctatagggtttctctcctgtgtgtgttctctggtgtatagtTAGATTGCTAGATGttgtaaaactcttcccacattgatcacagctatagggtttctctcctgtgtgtgatCTCTGATGTGATTTCAAGGTGTGTAGCAGAGTAAAACttttcccacattgatcacagccgtaaggtttctctcctgtgtgaattctTTGATGTATTTTAAGGTTTGATGAAGAGTTGAAtcttttcccacagtcagagcagcagtgagtTCTCTTCCCTGTGgttttatgttggtgtttcttgaggagttctgatctggagagactctcCTCTGCCTTGTCAGCATCAtgatgttgttgaggctccccagaggatccacgattctcctgtctctctcctgtgtgaacgacAAAGTCAGACAGATGCTTAAAGGCCCACAACAGCAGAAATCCACTGTTTACTTGAGGTAAAAGGTGATGCCCAGAGCTTACCCATGAAGTTGTACAACAATTGACGTCTGTTAAATTTGAAAGTCAAGATAGCAACAATAGTCAGATGTCGTCTTGTTTTCACATTAGTAGTAACATCGATGATTGTAGGCTAGAAATAAGTTATTCAAGTTGTTGAAATCCTAAACAGTGTGCCAGACGACCTTTGGTCTCCAATATAGGCCCCTTTCTGTGTTTGCTAAAATTGCGGCATCAGGGCAATGCGCACACAATTTGGTTGCAGAAACTCCTCCCTGCTAATGAGGAAACTGCTAGCTTTGTATGTAGTATACCTGCCTGGAGCAAAAATGTTGAGCGAATATTTGAGATTTTCACAATGTATTCTGAATATTAGAGTGCTACTCAAGGAAACTCACATTACGTTCTGTGTCTATTCACTAATTCACCACCATGGGGGAAACCTCAGAGAGGTCTCATAGGCTGACAGCAAAAATAGCCTCCATTTACAAGTTGCTTATGAGTGGTTATGAATTGAACGGTTAATATGTTGTTTAGATTGAATTGA is a window encoding:
- the LOC118365106 gene encoding zinc finger protein ZFP2-like isoform X1 yields the protein MSSLNISPPVKEEEVCWTEKEALGLNIVVKEEKEEEDVTVKQEVEGEAVTVKEEENDVSVKEEENDVSVKEEEDSFRLKEEVDVAVKEEEDAVFGVEDDVKEDEDVFGMKDDEGEITVTLEEDEEEQTGDLINTSKYRERQENRGSSGEPQQHHDADKAEESLSRSELLKKHQHKTTGKRTHCCSDCGKRFNSSSNLKIHQRIHTGEKPYGCDQCGKSFTLLHTLKSHQRSHTGEKPYSCDQCGKSFTTSSNLTIHQRTHTGEKPYSCDQCGKSFTSSSYLTIHQRTHTGEKPYACDQCGKRFILLQTLKSHQRIHSGEKPFGCYQCGTSFSQLSSLIVHQRGHTGEKPFSCDQCGKGFTTSSRLTIHQRTHTGEKPYCCDQCGKSFTQLSNLIVHQRGHTGEKPYSCDHCGKGFTTSSCLTIHQRIHTGEKPYGCDHCGMTFIGLQTLKSHQRTHTGEKPFSCNQCGKSFTTASCLTKHQRTHTGEKPYSCDQCGKSFSHPSSLIVHQRTHTGEKPFSCDQCGKSFSTSCYLTTHQRTHTGEKSYSCDQCGKKYSDKRSLIKHQKIHT
- the LOC118365106 gene encoding zinc finger protein ZFP2-like isoform X2, producing MSSLNISPPVKEEEVCWTEKEALGLNIVVKEEKEEEDVTVKQEVEGEAVTVKEEENDVSVKEEENDVSVKEEEDSFRLKEEVDVAVKEEEDAVFGVEDDVKEDEDVFGMKDDEGEITVTLEEDEEEQTGDLINTRERQENRGSSGEPQQHHDADKAEESLSRSELLKKHQHKTTGKRTHCCSDCGKRFNSSSNLKIHQRIHTGEKPYGCDQCGKSFTLLHTLKSHQRSHTGEKPYSCDQCGKSFTTSSNLTIHQRTHTGEKPYSCDQCGKSFTSSSYLTIHQRTHTGEKPYACDQCGKRFILLQTLKSHQRIHSGEKPFGCYQCGTSFSQLSSLIVHQRGHTGEKPFSCDQCGKGFTTSSRLTIHQRTHTGEKPYCCDQCGKSFTQLSNLIVHQRGHTGEKPYSCDHCGKGFTTSSCLTIHQRIHTGEKPYGCDHCGMTFIGLQTLKSHQRTHTGEKPFSCNQCGKSFTTASCLTKHQRTHTGEKPYSCDQCGKSFSHPSSLIVHQRTHTGEKPFSCDQCGKSFSTSCYLTTHQRTHTGEKSYSCDQCGKKYSDKRSLIKHQKIHT